A stretch of the Cytobacillus luteolus genome encodes the following:
- a CDS encoding CBO0543 family protein — protein MSSTFLLVLHTTTIEFQKVLEAESTYYKLLREYWYEYNFLTPTWWMLLLLTIITPIIWWILLDKTKIFEVITYGLFLGTIATILDSIGTKMMLWTYPIRLSPYLFPQFYPYDIALVIIPYMFIYQWVTHTKRFIVVAILLAAFVSYVAEPFFQWTGAYQTITWKHIYSFVIYPLIAIFTKFVMIFLSKKSARNHP, from the coding sequence ATGAGTTCAACTTTTCTACTCGTCTTACATACGACAACCATTGAATTTCAGAAGGTTCTTGAAGCAGAATCTACTTATTATAAACTATTACGAGAGTATTGGTATGAATACAACTTTCTAACGCCTACTTGGTGGATGTTGCTTTTATTAACCATCATCACCCCCATTATCTGGTGGATTTTACTAGATAAAACAAAGATCTTTGAAGTAATAACGTATGGACTATTTCTGGGAACAATTGCAACCATTTTAGACTCAATTGGAACAAAAATGATGTTGTGGACTTATCCAATTCGTTTATCACCTTATTTATTTCCACAGTTTTATCCATACGATATTGCCTTAGTCATCATACCGTATATGTTCATCTACCAATGGGTTACACATACCAAGCGATTTATTGTAGTTGCCATACTTTTGGCTGCATTTGTCTCCTATGTAGCCGAACCTTTTTTTCAATGGACAGGGGCTTACCAAACAATTACATGGAAACACATTTACTCTTTCGTGATCTATCCACTTATAGCTATTTTCACAAAGTTTGTCATGATCTTTTTAAGCAAAAAGAGTGCTAGGAATCATCCCTAA
- the rpiA gene encoding ribose-5-phosphate isomerase RpiA — protein sequence MKKNFEENQDQKRLVGEKAAEYIKDGMTVGLGSGSTVYWTLRKLGEMIQQGIKVSGIPSSKRTEGWANEFGIPLIDFKDVDYLDIAIDGADEVDTNLNLSKGGGGSLLREKLVDDYARKLIIVVDQSKMVNELGRFSLPVEIVPFGWEVTAERIAKLGCVPKLRMNENEIFITNNGNYIVDCQFKSIPNPAELHNQLKLLLGVVETGLFINMTDVVIVGGDNGIRVIEKNKTF from the coding sequence ATGAAAAAAAACTTTGAAGAAAATCAAGATCAAAAAAGACTTGTTGGTGAAAAAGCGGCTGAATACATAAAAGATGGAATGACAGTCGGTTTAGGCTCAGGCTCTACTGTTTACTGGACATTAAGAAAATTAGGTGAAATGATTCAACAAGGAATCAAAGTGAGCGGGATACCATCATCCAAGCGAACGGAAGGCTGGGCGAATGAATTCGGCATTCCATTGATTGACTTTAAGGATGTAGACTATTTAGACATTGCTATTGATGGTGCCGATGAAGTAGATACTAACCTTAACCTATCAAAAGGTGGCGGTGGATCACTTTTACGTGAAAAACTCGTTGATGATTATGCTCGCAAATTAATCATTGTAGTCGACCAATCAAAAATGGTCAATGAACTAGGAAGGTTTTCTCTTCCCGTTGAAATCGTCCCTTTTGGATGGGAGGTTACAGCTGAACGAATTGCTAAACTAGGCTGTGTTCCTAAATTAAGAATGAATGAAAATGAGATCTTCATTACAAATAACGGTAACTATATCGTTGATTGTCAATTTAAAAGTATCCCGAATCCTGCAGAGTTACATAACCAGCTAAAACTATTACTTGGCGTAGTTGAAACAGGTCTATTCATAAATATGACAGACGTTGTAATCGTTGGTGGAGATAATGGGATTCGTGTGATTGAAAAAAACAAGACCTTCTAA
- a CDS encoding MFS transporter, with translation MALWKDRRFMFLWVGQLASIFGSRFSEFAIPLIVLGLTGSPWQAGLVAVCSQVAPLLLSIPAGAWVEGRSKRQVAIMSEGVRVIVMAGLVLAVIFEVVTVWVLAGTLLVMGAAGVFFRIAFQSMVPGIVGRARLVQAHNYFEGADAISTLTGPALAGVVFTVLGMAMTLAVDMMSFLISLVGLLLIRFDESKGIKEEGKSKSTLKGVKDGLRYLIGSKVQRFVTANQLLLNFTTTAVVLTVIVFAKQTLVLNPVEIGLLLSAAGVGNVVGVFLLSRVSHLPWGYLFGGIMFVSGVGVGLMVFSETFVAAAIGMFLFDGALSMGFVVNGSARQAITPDHFLARVGSGGILLSGLAAILGSLFAGGISEFVSPQVALAGCSILLVVGAVVSVRLKEVSVPLDQVEPVEL, from the coding sequence ATGGCTTTATGGAAAGATAGAAGATTTATGTTTTTATGGGTTGGACAATTGGCTTCGATCTTTGGGAGTCGTTTTAGTGAATTTGCAATTCCATTAATTGTGTTGGGGTTGACAGGATCTCCTTGGCAAGCAGGACTGGTGGCTGTATGTTCTCAGGTGGCTCCACTGTTATTATCGATTCCGGCAGGGGCATGGGTCGAGGGTAGGTCCAAAAGACAAGTGGCCATTATGTCTGAAGGAGTTCGTGTTATTGTGATGGCAGGTCTTGTGCTTGCAGTGATCTTTGAAGTGGTGACAGTATGGGTTTTAGCTGGTACCCTGCTTGTGATGGGAGCAGCTGGTGTGTTTTTTCGAATTGCGTTTCAGTCAATGGTGCCTGGGATTGTTGGACGTGCAAGACTCGTGCAGGCTCATAACTATTTTGAAGGAGCGGATGCCATTAGTACGTTGACCGGACCGGCACTGGCTGGAGTTGTGTTTACTGTGCTCGGTATGGCGATGACATTGGCTGTTGATATGATGAGTTTTTTAATTTCTCTTGTTGGTTTATTGTTGATTCGGTTTGACGAGAGTAAAGGGATTAAGGAAGAGGGAAAAAGTAAGTCAACGTTAAAAGGAGTAAAGGATGGATTACGATACTTGATTGGAAGTAAAGTCCAACGTTTTGTGACAGCAAATCAATTGTTATTGAATTTTACAACGACTGCAGTTGTGTTAACTGTCATTGTGTTTGCTAAGCAAACCCTAGTGTTGAATCCTGTGGAAATAGGATTATTACTTTCAGCAGCGGGTGTAGGAAATGTTGTTGGCGTGTTTTTGTTAAGTCGAGTGAGTCATTTACCATGGGGCTATTTATTTGGAGGCATTATGTTCGTTTCTGGGGTAGGAGTTGGCTTAATGGTGTTTTCTGAAACATTTGTTGCAGCAGCTATTGGGATGTTCTTATTTGATGGGGCTCTTTCAATGGGATTCGTCGTGAATGGGTCGGCACGTCAAGCGATTACACCAGACCACTTTTTAGCTCGTGTGGGGAGTGGTGGTATTTTGCTAAGTGGTTTGGCAGCGATTTTGGGGAGTTTATTTGCTGGTGGAATATCGGAGTTTGTGAGTCCTCAGGTAGCATTGGCAGGTTGTAGTATCTTATTGGTTGTTGGTGCAGTTGTTTCTGTTCGGTTGAAAGAAGTTAGTGTGCCACTGGATCAGGTTGAGCCAGTTGAGTTATAG
- a CDS encoding ferritin-like domain-containing protein encodes MNQEVVIKELNAFLKGQYMGIHQYEHFIKHLKDPSVKKEFQKIQQEHKEHASQVAERIQNLGGVPVDSEGIMGSVQNYMSRFSIPNTTEDMIKMAKEGEDLYGIHMSEEIVKGDLDPESKALIEVILDKDRQHVEHLDSLTH; translated from the coding sequence ATGAACCAAGAAGTCGTGATAAAAGAATTGAATGCCTTTTTAAAAGGACAGTATATGGGGATACACCAATATGAACACTTTATTAAGCATTTGAAGGATCCCTCTGTAAAAAAAGAATTTCAAAAAATACAACAAGAGCATAAAGAACATGCTTCTCAGGTTGCAGAGCGTATTCAAAACCTTGGTGGTGTCCCAGTAGATAGTGAGGGCATTATGGGTTCAGTTCAAAATTATATGAGTCGATTTTCCATCCCTAACACAACCGAGGATATGATTAAAATGGCTAAAGAGGGTGAAGATCTGTATGGTATCCACATGTCAGAGGAAATTGTAAAAGGTGATCTTGATCCAGAAAGTAAGGCTTTAATAGAAGTAATCTTGGATAAAGATCGTCAGCATGTTGAACATCTTGATAGCTTAACTCACTAA
- the abc-f gene encoding ribosomal protection-like ABC-F family protein: MTVMKIRDIKKSFGDKVILEKVNADIKKGDRIGLVGNNGAGKTTLANILYGSIQPDSGTVNSSKQGIKMGFLLQSTEYTVTDFKEVTTSHENELLKNSSELGLKKVQEWDGERLKHLSGGEKLKLSLARIWAAKPDVLILDEPTNHLDYQGVEWLVGEIKQFSGTVIIISHDRYFMDQTVNQVVELENGISTVYKGNYSEYREEKERRNLEQMHHYEVQQKRKEKVEQQIENLQNWSDKAHKQSTKQDGYKEYYRMKAKKMDVQVKSKRKRLEKELEKNKVEKPVEDCKVNFQFGSSGKRGNSILEAKGISKSFEGRVLFEDSHFYIKHGERIGIFGENGCGKTTLIKTVLGQIALSKGELWKSDSLKIGYLSQDVDELDTEKTALEILGITERDEISRVRTIFANIGLKEDKITKPISTLSLGERTRVKLVGMLLKNLDLLILDEPTNHLDLVSRESLEKTLEEFAGTILVISHDVYFMNKLCDKLLVFENKKILRVEKSLTEYLSRSEEPVSNSKEELLVLQNKITALLGEISLLTREDPKYNEIDQKLSELLKRKREIS; this comes from the coding sequence ATGACTGTTATGAAAATTAGAGATATAAAGAAAAGCTTTGGAGATAAAGTGATTTTAGAAAAAGTGAATGCAGATATAAAAAAAGGAGACCGCATTGGTTTGGTAGGGAATAATGGAGCAGGGAAAACGACGTTAGCAAATATTCTTTATGGAAGTATCCAACCGGATTCGGGAACGGTAAACAGTAGTAAACAAGGCATAAAGATGGGTTTTTTGCTGCAATCGACTGAATATACAGTTACTGATTTTAAAGAGGTGACTACTAGTCATGAAAATGAGCTCCTCAAGAATTCGAGTGAACTAGGATTGAAAAAGGTTCAGGAATGGGATGGAGAGCGACTTAAGCATTTAAGTGGTGGAGAGAAGCTCAAACTATCGCTTGCACGGATATGGGCAGCAAAACCAGATGTGCTTATTTTAGATGAGCCGACAAATCATCTCGATTATCAGGGGGTGGAGTGGTTAGTTGGAGAAATAAAACAATTCTCAGGGACCGTTATTATTATTTCACATGATCGATATTTTATGGATCAGACGGTTAATCAAGTAGTGGAATTAGAAAACGGTATATCGACGGTATATAAGGGTAACTACTCTGAGTACCGTGAAGAAAAGGAGAGACGCAATCTAGAACAAATGCACCATTATGAGGTTCAACAAAAACGAAAAGAAAAGGTCGAACAGCAAATCGAAAATCTTCAAAATTGGTCTGATAAGGCACATAAGCAATCGACAAAACAAGATGGTTACAAAGAGTATTACCGAATGAAGGCAAAAAAGATGGATGTCCAAGTGAAGTCGAAAAGGAAGAGGCTTGAAAAAGAGCTTGAGAAGAATAAAGTAGAAAAGCCAGTAGAAGACTGTAAGGTGAATTTTCAGTTTGGATCAAGTGGAAAGCGTGGAAATAGTATCCTTGAAGCGAAAGGGATTTCGAAGTCCTTTGAAGGCCGAGTGCTGTTTGAAGATAGCCATTTTTATATTAAGCATGGTGAACGAATTGGAATTTTTGGAGAAAATGGTTGTGGGAAAACAACACTTATTAAAACTGTTCTTGGGCAGATTGCTTTGTCGAAGGGAGAACTTTGGAAAAGTGATTCATTGAAAATTGGTTATCTAAGTCAGGATGTAGATGAATTAGATACTGAAAAGACTGCTTTAGAAATTTTGGGCATTACTGAAAGAGATGAGATTAGTAGGGTTAGAACCATTTTTGCAAACATTGGACTAAAAGAAGACAAGATCACGAAACCTATCTCGACCCTAAGCTTAGGAGAGCGGACAAGGGTAAAGCTTGTAGGAATGCTCCTAAAGAATCTGGACTTACTGATTTTGGATGAGCCGACCAATCACTTGGACCTGGTTAGTCGTGAGAGTCTAGAGAAAACACTAGAAGAATTTGCAGGAACAATCTTGGTGATTTCCCATGATGTGTATTTTATGAATAAGTTATGTGATAAATTGTTAGTCTTTGAAAATAAGAAAATTCTAAGAGTGGAAAAGTCGCTTACTGAATATTTAAGTCGATCAGAAGAGCCAGTTAGCAACAGCAAAGAAGAACTACTCGTTTTGCAAAACAAGATCACAGCACTATTAGGCGAAATTTCATTATTAACGAGAGAAGACCCGAAGTACAATGAGATTGACCAGAAGTTGTCAGAACTATTGAAGCGTAAAAGAGAAATAAGCTGA
- a CDS encoding DL-endopeptidase inhibitor IseA family protein, whose amino-acid sequence MKCRNILISLLMISVLLVSGCSVLPEPGSLIQPPKSPNASFNKQGEDKNTIIQSFLPPGASLITPSQPTGGTAIQTIDINFDGIDEMVVSYKHKGTPGEVGVMLLMQKDKDWEIQWRTEGLGYDISHASFADLTGDLMPELLIGWTIGASAGNNLDIYQWKDKTLEKIAGTAYHKLDVFTKDHDKQARLAVWQKDTGEAYSVDVLKYDNGKLIADPASYPQYFPWVVDYYKDRLIEMPDAPFYWYYHADAHLKSLQYEEALDSIEKGMALPNGYPAKGEFEELKKQVVEAMGNDGNYYKGMTHTDSYFDYTLKFPASWEGKVIVEELLERVFGDTPAMIIRHSKGEDHVGGALFTVHVFQEDYWKSELEGNTTHQLLMIENGLAFTGLKNSANPYPFGTDEHKEFIEMSKEIDRVFTSFTLPKGQIIKHEDKLVIQSIIEARSRFQYVMNGGEQEGELKTFMKDGVEYRYVSKDIGTKEELIAFLEKTFTPKVAKDFWNQSGYIVHNGKVAQPNADGGSLLNWEKARMKLSRETENVKEYECVVPLGGMPQHEVITVVFKKTDTGWKIDRSPFGM is encoded by the coding sequence ATGAAGTGTAGAAATATTCTAATTAGCCTTTTAATGATAAGTGTTCTATTAGTTAGCGGTTGCAGTGTATTACCTGAACCAGGAAGTTTGATTCAACCACCTAAGTCACCTAATGCCTCTTTTAACAAGCAAGGTGAAGATAAGAATACGATTATACAATCATTCCTACCACCAGGAGCAAGTCTTATTACTCCATCCCAACCTACAGGGGGAACAGCAATTCAAACCATTGATATTAACTTTGACGGTATTGATGAAATGGTTGTTTCGTATAAACATAAAGGAACTCCTGGAGAGGTCGGGGTTATGCTTTTAATGCAGAAGGATAAGGATTGGGAGATACAGTGGAGAACAGAAGGCTTAGGTTATGATATTAGCCATGCAAGTTTTGCGGACTTGACAGGAGACTTAATGCCAGAGTTATTAATTGGATGGACGATTGGGGCATCGGCTGGGAATAATCTAGATATCTATCAATGGAAGGATAAAACGTTAGAAAAAATTGCTGGAACAGCCTATCATAAGCTTGATGTTTTTACGAAAGATCATGACAAACAAGCACGTTTAGCAGTATGGCAAAAGGATACAGGAGAAGCATATTCTGTTGATGTGTTGAAGTATGATAATGGCAAACTAATAGCTGATCCTGCCTCATATCCACAGTATTTTCCATGGGTAGTAGATTATTATAAAGACCGATTGATTGAAATGCCAGATGCACCGTTTTATTGGTATTATCACGCCGATGCACACTTAAAGTCGCTGCAATATGAGGAGGCACTTGATTCAATTGAAAAAGGAATGGCGCTTCCAAATGGCTACCCTGCCAAAGGAGAATTTGAAGAATTGAAAAAGCAGGTTGTAGAGGCAATGGGTAACGACGGGAATTATTATAAAGGGATGACTCATACGGACTCTTACTTTGATTATACCTTGAAGTTTCCTGCTTCTTGGGAAGGTAAGGTTATCGTTGAGGAACTACTTGAACGTGTTTTTGGAGATACACCAGCTATGATTATTCGCCACTCGAAGGGTGAGGATCATGTAGGAGGAGCACTTTTTACTGTACATGTGTTCCAAGAGGATTATTGGAAGTCAGAGCTTGAAGGGAATACAACACATCAACTATTAATGATTGAAAATGGATTGGCGTTTACAGGATTAAAAAATTCAGCAAACCCTTATCCTTTTGGTACTGACGAGCATAAAGAATTTATTGAGATGAGTAAGGAAATAGACCGTGTGTTTACTAGCTTTACTCTTCCAAAAGGTCAGATTATAAAGCATGAAGACAAGTTAGTCATTCAGTCAATTATTGAGGCACGGTCCCGTTTTCAATATGTTATGAATGGTGGAGAGCAAGAAGGAGAGCTAAAAACGTTTATGAAAGATGGAGTGGAGTATCGATATGTAAGTAAAGATATCGGTACGAAAGAGGAGCTCATTGCTTTTTTAGAAAAGACTTTTACTCCTAAGGTTGCAAAAGACTTTTGGAATCAGTCAGGGTATATTGTGCATAATGGAAAAGTCGCTCAGCCTAATGCGGATGGTGGTTCGTTATTGAACTGGGAAAAAGCAAGGATGAAACTTAGTAGAGAAACAGAAAATGTAAAGGAGTACGAATGTGTCGTTCCGCTTGGAGGAATGCCGCAACATGAGGTAATTACAGTCGTGTTTAAAAAGACAGATACCGGTTGGAAAATCGACCGTTCTCCTTTTGGAATGTAA
- a CDS encoding response regulator transcription factor, whose protein sequence is MVRVLLIEDEVSIRRFVAINLERNQFEVVEASSGADARLALAGKQVDFVILDLMLPDIDGFELCEEIRKSYPSIPIIILSARGEDLDRVMGLELGADDYMVKPFNPLELVARIRSVLRRTKVNVVEVHDHKIISGPFQLDSLSKQIVKSGQLLKLTLREFQIMEYFIEHKNISISRHDLLDAIWGKDYFGDSKTVDVHIRRLREKIEDDPSNPIYIETVWGHGYRFFEVGV, encoded by the coding sequence ATGGTGAGAGTGTTACTAATTGAAGATGAGGTTTCTATACGTAGGTTTGTAGCGATTAATTTAGAAAGAAATCAATTTGAGGTGGTTGAAGCTTCAAGTGGAGCTGATGCAAGATTAGCTTTGGCGGGCAAGCAAGTAGACTTTGTAATATTGGATCTAATGTTACCTGATATTGACGGATTCGAATTGTGTGAGGAAATCCGAAAGTCGTATCCAAGTATTCCAATCATTATATTATCTGCGAGAGGTGAAGACCTGGATCGCGTAATGGGTTTAGAATTAGGTGCAGATGATTATATGGTTAAACCTTTTAATCCATTAGAGCTTGTTGCTAGAATACGATCTGTTTTAAGAAGAACAAAGGTGAATGTAGTCGAGGTACATGATCATAAAATCATTTCAGGACCTTTCCAGCTTGATTCCTTATCTAAGCAAATTGTGAAGTCTGGACAACTGTTAAAGCTAACATTACGTGAGTTTCAAATTATGGAATATTTTATTGAACATAAGAATATTTCCATCAGTCGCCATGACCTACTAGATGCTATTTGGGGTAAAGATTATTTCGGGGATAGTAAAACAGTAGATGTACATATTCGTAGATTACGAGAAAAGATAGAGGATGATCCTTCTAATCCTATCTATATTGAAACAGTCTGGGGTCATGGCTACCGTTTTTTTGAGGTCGGTGTATGA
- a CDS encoding Gfo/Idh/MocA family protein has product MIRFGIIGTNWITDRLIDAGTKLDDFQVAAVYSRSKENAKDFAARYGIRETFTNLDEMAKSNKIDAVYIASPNSLHATQAITFMNHRKHVLCEKPLASNTAEVDSMIEAANANQVLLMEAMKTTLLPNFKSIQQNLYKLGKIRRYVGNFSKYSSRYDAYKEGTILNAFKPEFSNGSLMDLGVYCIYPMVLLFGHPNSIKASSYLLETQVDGEGSLLIEYDEMDAVIMHSKISNSYSPSEIIGEDGSMMINNISEPTEVEIRYKDGSTEKISVEDEMPSMYYELREFIDLIKLGKLESEVNSHQHSRTTAEIIEVARKQTGIVYPADK; this is encoded by the coding sequence TTGATACGTTTTGGAATCATAGGGACCAATTGGATTACCGACCGATTAATTGATGCAGGAACAAAACTAGATGATTTTCAGGTTGCAGCCGTTTATTCAAGGTCAAAGGAAAATGCAAAAGATTTTGCGGCTAGGTATGGGATTAGAGAAACATTTACAAATCTTGATGAAATGGCTAAAAGTAATAAAATTGATGCAGTTTATATTGCAAGTCCTAATTCCTTACATGCTACTCAAGCTATCACATTTATGAATCATAGGAAGCATGTCCTGTGCGAAAAGCCATTAGCATCAAACACCGCTGAAGTTGATTCGATGATTGAAGCGGCAAATGCAAATCAAGTTTTATTAATGGAAGCAATGAAAACCACGCTTTTACCTAACTTCAAAAGCATTCAACAGAATTTATATAAGCTTGGTAAAATACGTAGATATGTCGGGAATTTTAGCAAGTATTCATCAAGATATGATGCATATAAAGAAGGTACGATTCTAAATGCTTTTAAACCTGAGTTTTCAAATGGCTCTTTAATGGATCTTGGTGTGTACTGTATCTATCCAATGGTTTTGTTATTTGGTCACCCAAACAGTATAAAAGCTTCAAGCTACCTACTTGAAACACAAGTAGATGGAGAGGGAAGTTTGTTAATAGAGTATGATGAAATGGATGCAGTCATTATGCATTCCAAGATTTCTAATTCGTACTCACCTTCAGAGATAATAGGCGAAGATGGTAGCATGATGATCAACAACATTTCTGAACCGACAGAGGTAGAGATCCGCTATAAAGATGGATCTACTGAAAAGATCTCAGTGGAAGATGAAATGCCATCCATGTATTATGAATTGAGGGAATTTATTGACCTAATCAAACTAGGTAAACTTGAATCTGAAGTTAACTCACATCAACATTCTAGAACGACTGCGGAAATCATTGAGGTCGCTAGAAAGCAAACAGGGATAGTGTATCCGGCTGATAAGTAG
- a CDS encoding sensor histidine kinase, with product MKKGIKRRLVLSYFLMILLTVILFEVILLFSIRYYYYNTIEDHLTNHATIFSSFYKEYLEDNSLEEHAEFIIDEYTTYAPTQIQIINMDGRLLADTMLSSQTQMKPFIDVQTALEGKITQFTGILGDMSNEEVMAVAYPLMANNEQVGVVRFISSLEPVKQVFHTVILYLVLIGMFVLLVITLLSYFLANTVTKPVKKITEAAHEMASGNMSVRAEKVYDDELGKLADTMNFMASELEQLEQVKREFIASISHELRTPLTSIKGWGITLHSMSGDEHMREGLEIMISESERLNGLVNDLLDFSSLSSGKVQFNFEEVHVGDLMKQVYQQMLPRSKRQFITFSFHAENPEVLLKVDKNRIKQVLINVLDNSFKFTSQQGEIKFYSYQSGGNYVIEVKDTGLGIEAEDLVKITNKFYKGKSKAGGSGLGLAICQEIVTQHNGSLTIMSEKGKGTTVKVQLPL from the coding sequence ATGAAAAAAGGAATAAAACGGAGACTTGTTTTAAGTTATTTTTTGATGATTTTATTAACTGTTATCTTATTTGAAGTCATCCTATTGTTCTCAATCCGTTACTATTACTACAATACTATTGAAGATCATCTTACGAATCATGCAACGATCTTTTCTTCTTTTTATAAAGAGTATCTTGAGGATAATTCACTCGAGGAACATGCAGAATTCATTATCGACGAGTATACGACTTATGCACCAACTCAAATTCAAATTATTAACATGGACGGTCGATTACTAGCTGATACAATGTTAAGTTCGCAAACTCAGATGAAACCATTTATAGATGTTCAAACAGCGTTAGAAGGTAAAATAACTCAGTTTACTGGAATTCTTGGAGATATGAGCAATGAGGAAGTGATGGCGGTTGCTTATCCTTTGATGGCAAACAATGAACAGGTTGGGGTGGTTAGGTTTATATCTTCACTTGAGCCAGTTAAACAAGTATTCCATACAGTTATTCTATATTTGGTACTCATTGGTATGTTTGTTCTACTAGTCATTACTCTACTAAGCTACTTTTTAGCTAACACGGTTACAAAACCTGTGAAAAAAATAACAGAAGCTGCACATGAAATGGCGAGTGGAAATATGAGTGTTCGGGCAGAAAAGGTATATGACGATGAACTAGGAAAACTTGCAGATACCATGAATTTTATGGCGAGTGAGCTTGAACAGCTAGAGCAAGTAAAGAGAGAATTCATTGCTTCTATTTCACATGAACTAAGGACTCCTTTAACATCGATAAAAGGATGGGGGATTACTCTTCATTCCATGTCTGGAGATGAACATATGAGAGAAGGCCTTGAAATTATGATTAGTGAAAGTGAACGACTAAATGGGCTTGTTAATGATTTACTGGACTTTTCTAGTCTGTCTTCAGGGAAAGTTCAGTTTAATTTTGAAGAAGTTCATGTAGGGGACTTAATGAAGCAGGTATACCAACAGATGCTGCCCCGTAGTAAAAGGCAATTTATAACATTCTCTTTTCATGCAGAAAATCCTGAGGTGCTTTTAAAAGTTGATAAAAACAGGATAAAGCAAGTGCTAATTAATGTACTTGATAATTCATTTAAGTTTACATCACAACAAGGGGAGATTAAGTTTTACTCCTACCAAAGTGGAGGGAATTATGTAATTGAGGTTAAAGACACTGGTCTGGGAATTGAAGCAGAGGACCTCGTAAAAATTACAAATAAGTTTTATAAAGGTAAATCAAAAGCAGGGGGCAGTGGCTTAGGACTAGCCATTTGCCAAGAAATTGTGACACAACACAATGGAAGTTTGACGATTATGAGTGAGAAGGGAAAAGGAACCACTGTAAAAGTTCAACTTCCCCTGTAA